A genome region from Paenibacillus pabuli includes the following:
- the mnmA gene encoding tRNA 2-thiouridine(34) synthase MnmA yields MSKTIENTRVVVGMSGGVDSSVTALLLKEQGYDVIGIFMKNWDDTDEFGHCTAEEDSEDVRRVCEQIGIPYYTVNFEKEYFDKVFTYFLDEYKSGRTPNPDVMCNREIKFGEFLNKALDLGADYVATGHYARLIEEDGTFKLLRGVDSNKDQTYFLNALNQNQLSKAMFPIGHLPKPEVRKIAEAAGLYTAKKKDSTGVCFIGERNFKEFLSNYLPAKGGDMVDIVTGEVKGRHDGLMYYTLGQRQGLGIGGSGNGEPWFVADKDLEKNQLLVVQGDAHASLYSTGLTATGVNWIAGADQVPNKPFRCTAKFRYRQPDQGVTLTWQEDGSVDVQFDQQQKAITPGQAVVFYDGDVCLGGGTIDQVQKVPVPAMQ; encoded by the coding sequence ATGTCCAAAACAATTGAGAATACTCGGGTCGTCGTTGGCATGTCCGGAGGTGTCGATTCTTCCGTTACCGCATTGCTGCTGAAGGAGCAGGGATACGATGTCATCGGCATTTTCATGAAAAACTGGGATGACACGGATGAGTTCGGCCACTGTACCGCTGAAGAAGATTCAGAGGACGTTCGCCGGGTTTGTGAACAGATCGGCATTCCCTATTACACTGTCAACTTCGAGAAAGAGTACTTTGATAAAGTATTTACCTATTTCCTTGATGAATATAAGTCAGGTCGGACACCAAATCCGGATGTCATGTGCAATCGCGAGATCAAATTTGGCGAATTCCTGAACAAGGCGCTTGATTTGGGCGCAGACTACGTTGCCACAGGCCACTATGCTCGCCTTATCGAAGAAGACGGCACGTTCAAGCTGCTGCGAGGCGTGGATAGCAACAAGGACCAGACTTACTTCCTTAATGCACTCAACCAGAACCAGCTGTCCAAAGCGATGTTCCCGATTGGTCATCTTCCTAAACCGGAAGTTCGGAAAATTGCTGAAGCGGCAGGTCTGTATACGGCTAAGAAAAAAGACAGCACAGGCGTATGCTTTATCGGCGAGCGCAACTTCAAAGAGTTCTTGAGCAACTACCTTCCTGCCAAAGGCGGAGACATGGTTGATATTGTAACGGGCGAAGTAAAAGGCCGTCATGACGGACTGATGTATTACACCCTCGGTCAGCGCCAAGGTCTGGGTATTGGCGGCTCCGGCAATGGTGAACCATGGTTCGTGGCAGATAAGGATCTGGAGAAAAATCAACTGCTTGTGGTTCAAGGCGATGCACATGCAAGCCTGTACTCAACAGGTTTGACGGCTACTGGCGTTAACTGGATTGCCGGTGCTGATCAAGTGCCTAACAAACCTTTCCGCTGTACCGCCAAATTCCGTTATCGTCAGCCGGATCAAGGCGTCACGTTGACTTGGCAGGAAGACGGAAGCGTGGATGTACAGTTCGATCAACAACAAAAAGCCATTACACCCGGACAAGCCGTTGTATTCTATGATGGTGATGTTTGTCTCGGCGGCGGCACGATTGATCAGGTTCAAAAAGTACCTGTACCAGCGATGCAATAA
- a CDS encoding replication-associated recombination protein A, producing MDLFSFQQDSKPQARLLADRMRPERLDEYIGQEHIVGPGKLLRRAIEADQISSILLYGPPGCGKTTLAHIISQHTQGEFVRLNAVDASVKDVREVIEQAQTNKQLYGTKTILFLDEVHRFNSSRQDALLPAVEKGTIIFIGATTENPFHYVNGALMSRSTLFQLESLNKAHSLVAMRRALADSDKGLGFMELQADDEALDHIATMANGDIRRALNALELAALTTPPEKDGSIHITLAVAEESIRRPIVKADESTQYDVLSAFHKSIRGSSDAALFWFLYAVEKLGMDPMTFIRRLIAASSEDIGLANPQAMTQAIGALDAYRNNGWPEAKLNIAQAILFAVESPKSNAVYTAISKAMNAIDEVKSAEVPLHLRDTHYSGAVKLGHEGYQYPHNYPGHYVKQEYLPKQLSRRVFYEATEQGNESKIRLNQQRRKEL from the coding sequence ATGGATTTATTTTCGTTTCAACAGGACTCCAAGCCCCAGGCAAGACTGCTTGCAGACCGCATGCGACCAGAGCGTCTTGATGAATATATTGGACAAGAACATATTGTTGGACCGGGTAAGCTGCTGCGGCGCGCCATTGAAGCAGACCAGATTTCATCCATCTTATTATACGGTCCTCCCGGCTGCGGGAAGACTACGCTTGCTCACATCATCTCCCAGCATACACAGGGAGAGTTTGTTCGTCTGAATGCAGTGGACGCTTCGGTGAAGGACGTACGTGAAGTCATCGAACAGGCACAGACGAACAAGCAATTGTACGGAACCAAAACCATATTGTTCCTTGATGAGGTACACCGCTTCAATAGTTCCCGTCAAGACGCATTGCTGCCAGCAGTGGAGAAGGGCACCATCATATTTATCGGTGCTACGACAGAGAATCCTTTTCATTACGTGAATGGAGCCTTGATGAGCCGCTCAACCCTCTTTCAGCTTGAGTCGCTGAACAAGGCACATTCGCTTGTCGCCATGCGCCGAGCACTGGCTGATTCCGATAAAGGGCTTGGATTCATGGAACTGCAGGCAGATGACGAAGCCTTGGATCATATTGCCACAATGGCTAATGGAGACATTCGGCGTGCTCTGAATGCTCTGGAACTTGCTGCACTGACCACGCCGCCCGAGAAGGATGGTTCCATTCATATTACGCTTGCCGTTGCGGAGGAATCGATCCGTCGTCCAATTGTAAAGGCCGATGAGTCCACGCAATATGATGTGCTGTCTGCTTTTCACAAGAGCATTCGTGGTTCCAGTGATGCTGCGTTGTTCTGGTTTTTGTACGCCGTAGAGAAGCTGGGCATGGATCCGATGACATTTATCAGACGTCTGATTGCAGCAAGTAGCGAAGATATCGGTCTGGCGAATCCACAAGCGATGACCCAGGCTATTGGAGCACTGGACGCCTATCGTAACAACGGATGGCCGGAAGCGAAGCTGAATATTGCTCAGGCGATTTTATTTGCAGTAGAGAGTCCGAAGTCGAATGCAGTATACACGGCCATATCGAAGGCGATGAATGCAATCGATGAGGTGAAATCGGCAGAGGTACCCCTTCATTTGAGGGACACCCATTATTCAGGTGCAGTGAAGCTGGGACACGAAGGTTATCAATACCCCCATAACTATCCGGGACACTATGTGAAGCAGGAATACCTGCCCAAGCAGCTCTCGCGAAGAGTATTCTATGAAGCAACGGAGCAAGGCAACGAGTCGAAAATCAGGCTGAACCAACAGCGGAGAAAAGAACTGTAA
- a CDS encoding DMT family transporter has product MSPSNEKDSRTMKPVKYTMWILLTTLIMGTSFPVGKIGMVYAPPFLLMGIRYVLAGGLMAWFLRKRLLPAGWQAWLKIIWIGLFQSAGVMGCAYYSMNWITSGESAILTFTNPLLVIMISALLYRLTYRFSQWIGVILGLVGILLTFGWHMSFSPGTWIGFGGAVSFAASTLLIKRWGERYDTFVLTAYQMLAGGAVLLLLSAWTEQPHFIVNVTSVAVLLWLTLACSIIQFSLWFYLLQHSDPAQTSSYLFLAPFFGVLSSWILLGEQVQWFVGAGGILIGIGIFLVNRRSTALNRKNHSSELHRYSSSAN; this is encoded by the coding sequence ATGAGCCCCAGTAATGAAAAAGACAGCCGCACGATGAAACCCGTGAAATATACGATGTGGATCTTGCTAACGACATTAATCATGGGTACTTCTTTTCCGGTTGGCAAAATCGGCATGGTATATGCTCCCCCTTTCCTGCTCATGGGTATACGTTACGTACTGGCAGGTGGCTTGATGGCCTGGTTTCTGCGGAAACGCCTTTTACCTGCCGGATGGCAAGCCTGGTTGAAAATCATTTGGATTGGCCTGTTCCAATCTGCTGGAGTGATGGGATGCGCTTACTACAGCATGAACTGGATTACATCCGGTGAGTCAGCCATACTTACCTTTACCAATCCGCTGCTGGTCATTATGATCAGTGCTTTATTGTATCGGTTAACGTATCGCTTCAGCCAATGGATTGGTGTTATCCTCGGTCTTGTGGGCATCCTGTTAACCTTTGGTTGGCATATGAGTTTTAGCCCCGGTACCTGGATCGGATTCGGCGGTGCAGTCTCCTTTGCGGCATCCACTTTGCTCATTAAACGCTGGGGTGAACGTTACGATACCTTTGTGCTTACCGCTTACCAGATGCTAGCTGGAGGTGCTGTGTTGCTCCTGCTAAGCGCATGGACTGAACAGCCTCATTTTATCGTGAACGTAACTTCGGTCGCGGTGCTGCTCTGGTTGACGCTTGCTTGCTCCATTATCCAGTTCTCACTCTGGTTTTATTTACTGCAGCATAGTGATCCCGCCCAAACCAGTTCCTATCTGTTTCTGGCACCGTTCTTTGGTGTATTGTCGAGCTGGATTTTGCTGGGGGAACAGGTTCAATGGTTCGTTGGTGCAGGCGGCATACTCATTGGTATCGGTATTTTTCTGGTCAACCGTCGTTCAACTGCACTGAACAGGAAAAACCATTCATCCGAGCTCCACAGGTATTCTTCGTCAGCAAATTGA
- a CDS encoding LysR family transcriptional regulator, translating to MESGDLRIFQCVAQEGNLTKAASKLGYVQSNVTARIRHLEAEVGTTLFIRHNRGMTLSPAGEMLLAYADKIIGLLNDASKALRATNTPSGPLRIGSTQTAAAVRLPELFAGYYRQYPDVSLSLATGNSQMLIDQVIGYELEGAFIGCSCDHPEIASVDVFDEELFVVSSGVMPADELTRKPILVYSMGCSYRQTLEEWLLSYGVNRPVIMEFGTLEAIISGVASGMGISLLPEIVIRQQIESGMLGKHSLPTGMSRMMTRFITRKDAFVSSALGAFMAMLPQDYDMIENRDYSGV from the coding sequence ATGGAGAGCGGAGATCTTCGAATATTTCAATGTGTTGCACAGGAAGGAAACTTGACGAAAGCCGCTTCGAAGCTGGGGTATGTGCAATCCAACGTAACGGCCCGGATCAGACATCTGGAAGCAGAAGTGGGTACAACGCTGTTCATTCGTCACAACCGGGGAATGACGTTATCTCCAGCCGGAGAGATGCTGCTGGCTTACGCGGATAAAATTATTGGTTTGCTGAATGATGCTTCCAAGGCGCTTCGGGCGACGAACACGCCATCAGGTCCACTACGAATAGGCTCTACGCAGACCGCTGCTGCGGTGCGGTTGCCTGAACTTTTTGCAGGATATTATAGACAATATCCTGACGTATCTTTGTCACTGGCTACCGGCAATTCGCAAATGCTCATAGATCAAGTTATCGGGTATGAATTGGAAGGGGCGTTTATTGGTTGCTCCTGCGATCATCCCGAGATCGCATCTGTTGATGTATTTGATGAAGAATTGTTTGTGGTTTCATCGGGCGTAATGCCAGCAGATGAGCTGACTCGTAAACCGATCCTTGTCTACAGCATGGGGTGTTCCTATCGACAGACGCTAGAGGAGTGGTTGCTATCCTATGGGGTAAATCGTCCGGTAATTATGGAATTTGGTACGCTGGAAGCCATTATCAGTGGCGTGGCATCGGGGATGGGGATTTCATTGTTACCGGAGATTGTTATTCGCCAGCAGATTGAAAGCGGCATGCTTGGCAAACATTCACTTCCCACTGGGATGAGCCGGATGATGACTCGTTTTATTACTCGCAAGGATGCGTTCGTCAGCAGTGCGCTTGGTGCATTTATGGCTATGCTGCCGCAGGATTATGATATGATAGAGAATAGAGATTATTCAGGCGTTTAG
- a CDS encoding PRC-barrel domain-containing protein, which yields MKLQEMIGLAVFDVEDGKQVGKIQDFIVSDDWKIEGIELENKGLFTNHVKIVQWQDIVAYGEDAVMIRNQQAVRKTGADDIKHTYLLGQSKLKEMSVLTEEGLLLGRVSDVYFDQELGNTIIGIEITDGFVSDLIEGRKWLPCTSDMSIGESAIMVPPLSEQRLENAIHSVNG from the coding sequence ATGAAGCTTCAGGAAATGATCGGACTAGCCGTTTTTGATGTCGAGGACGGAAAGCAGGTCGGTAAAATCCAGGATTTCATTGTAAGTGACGATTGGAAAATTGAAGGCATTGAACTTGAGAACAAAGGCCTGTTTACCAATCATGTCAAAATCGTGCAGTGGCAAGACATTGTTGCCTACGGCGAAGATGCCGTCATGATCCGTAATCAACAGGCTGTCCGCAAGACGGGAGCCGACGACATAAAACACACGTATCTTCTTGGCCAGTCTAAATTGAAAGAGATGTCCGTGCTGACAGAAGAAGGTTTGCTGCTTGGACGAGTCTCCGATGTTTATTTTGACCAAGAGTTGGGAAATACAATAATAGGGATTGAAATTACGGACGGTTTTGTGTCCGATCTGATTGAGGGCCGTAAATGGCTGCCATGTACAAGCGATATGTCTATCGGGGAAAGTGCCATTATGGTGCCTCCACTGAGTGAACAGCGCTTGGAAAATGCCATTCATTCTGTTAATGGATAG
- a CDS encoding HelD family protein yields the protein MSDSFQSAYQEEEYRLERTMEEVDRQLERLQGIPVYTGHDFTEQVLEAGREERRTALSKSAQQPYFGRLDFEEQGSGERKPLYIGKVGVDREEVGEHPLVIDWRAPVASLFYSFTGGEASATYEAPEGLIEGLVYLKRNVVIRQRILERVADTYNRDSDQPAVSDEFLVYRLGENKDNKLRDIVSTIQAEQDQIIRAARNTALIIQGVAGSGKTTVALHRLAFLLYQYKEQVSAEKMVIFAPNHMFLDYISDVLPELGVGDIQQRTFPDWAMNLLGLDMPLADTSETLNTWFETPEARPELNDDVPGRYKGSIRFMELIRDWLSGMEEEAVPDLDFSPWDGAVLSKAEIESWFSEEYKHYPLAKRKERVMARIHRWIEMELKKPCPESVRKERKKKAATREKAYAKKWPQYEALTLYKQLFKAAKGGSVPASLSSLIPKDVMKQTTADLKQDVIREEDLPALVYIHTLIHDIEGSERFDHVVIDEAQDFSPFHVALLDLFVKGHSFTILGDLSQGIHEYRGVHAWEEMSTLFPDEQNAYFALTRSYRSTMEIIDYANTILERGVKSGITAIPVFRSGDPVRTLAYEGEGRMKSLERALKLLTVKDYRTVSILTRTLHEAVELHRELLDAGWDLNLIDGGKKQYTGGHSVLPVYLSKGLEFDAVIVADADEQHYLSNAGDAKLLYVGCTRALHELWLFHDGELPSYAAAAHHSDGEPVTIQGWPDSDTD from the coding sequence ATGTCAGACAGCTTTCAAAGTGCCTATCAAGAAGAAGAGTACAGGTTAGAGCGAACGATGGAGGAAGTGGATCGTCAGCTGGAACGGCTGCAGGGTATTCCAGTGTATACCGGCCACGATTTCACCGAACAAGTGCTGGAAGCCGGACGCGAAGAGCGCCGCACCGCCTTGTCCAAGAGCGCGCAGCAACCCTATTTCGGACGCTTGGATTTCGAAGAACAGGGCAGCGGGGAACGGAAGCCGCTGTACATTGGCAAAGTCGGCGTAGACCGCGAAGAGGTGGGAGAGCATCCACTCGTCATCGATTGGCGCGCTCCTGTCGCGAGCCTGTTTTACTCATTTACAGGAGGGGAAGCCTCCGCAACTTACGAAGCACCAGAAGGTTTGATTGAAGGCCTGGTCTATCTGAAACGCAACGTGGTTATCCGGCAGCGGATATTGGAGCGTGTTGCGGATACATACAACCGGGATAGCGACCAGCCGGCCGTATCGGATGAGTTTCTCGTCTATCGGCTGGGAGAGAACAAGGATAACAAGCTTCGTGATATCGTATCCACCATTCAGGCAGAACAGGATCAGATCATTCGTGCGGCAAGGAACACGGCATTGATCATCCAGGGTGTGGCTGGTTCGGGGAAAACAACCGTTGCCCTGCACCGGCTTGCCTTTTTGCTGTATCAGTACAAAGAGCAGGTATCTGCGGAGAAGATGGTTATCTTCGCACCCAACCACATGTTCCTCGATTACATCTCGGATGTACTCCCAGAACTTGGCGTTGGAGATATTCAGCAGCGCACATTCCCGGATTGGGCGATGAATCTGCTTGGATTGGATATGCCTCTGGCAGATACGTCGGAGACACTAAACACCTGGTTTGAAACGCCGGAAGCACGTCCCGAATTGAACGATGATGTACCTGGGCGCTATAAGGGTTCGATACGCTTCATGGAACTCATTCGGGATTGGCTGTCAGGCATGGAGGAGGAAGCTGTACCCGATCTGGACTTCAGTCCCTGGGACGGTGCGGTGCTTAGCAAGGCAGAGATTGAAAGCTGGTTTAGCGAAGAATATAAGCACTACCCTCTGGCTAAACGGAAAGAGCGCGTCATGGCGCGGATCCACCGCTGGATTGAAATGGAGCTCAAAAAGCCTTGTCCCGAAAGCGTGCGCAAAGAACGTAAAAAGAAAGCAGCGACGCGTGAAAAAGCATATGCCAAAAAGTGGCCTCAATATGAAGCGCTCACACTGTACAAACAGCTGTTCAAGGCCGCTAAGGGCGGCTCAGTGCCTGCTTCACTAAGCAGTCTTATTCCCAAAGATGTGATGAAGCAGACGACAGCAGATCTGAAGCAGGATGTCATTCGTGAAGAGGATCTGCCTGCGCTCGTGTATATTCACACGCTTATTCATGATATTGAAGGGTCGGAACGATTTGATCATGTCGTAATTGATGAAGCGCAGGATTTCTCGCCATTTCACGTCGCTCTGCTGGATCTGTTCGTCAAGGGACATTCCTTCACCATCTTGGGTGACTTGTCCCAAGGCATTCATGAGTATCGCGGCGTTCATGCGTGGGAAGAGATGAGTACCCTGTTTCCCGACGAGCAGAATGCTTACTTTGCCTTGACCCGGAGCTATCGTTCCACCATGGAAATTATTGATTATGCCAATACGATTCTGGAACGTGGCGTCAAAAGCGGGATTACGGCGATTCCTGTTTTCCGGAGCGGGGATCCGGTTCGAACATTAGCCTATGAGGGTGAAGGGAGAATGAAGAGTCTTGAACGGGCTTTGAAGCTGTTAACGGTGAAAGACTACCGCACAGTATCCATTTTGACGCGTACCCTACATGAAGCAGTGGAACTTCATCGTGAACTTCTGGATGCGGGCTGGGACCTAAATTTGATCGATGGCGGCAAAAAGCAGTACACGGGTGGACATTCGGTTTTACCTGTCTATCTGTCCAAGGGACTAGAGTTTGATGCGGTTATTGTGGCAGATGCGGATGAGCAGCATTATCTGTCTAATGCGGGTGATGCCAAGCTGCTGTACGTGGGCTGTACAAGGGCATTGCACGAGTTGTGGCTGTTCCATGACGGTGAACTGCCGTCTTATGCGGCTGCAGCACATCATTCGGATGGCGAACCGGTAACCATTCAGGGTTGGCCGGACAGTGATACCGATTAA
- the crcB gene encoding fluoride efflux transporter CrcB, translated as MIIWIGLAGSLGAILRYSLGRWISGKLGTAIPWGTWVINISGSLLLGLLYGWHQSEVISDGLWVVWGTGFCGAYTTFSTFGYETIHLLAMKRYPSAILYVTSSVLLGVAVSFAGVWFT; from the coding sequence ATGATCATCTGGATTGGACTTGCAGGTTCTTTAGGAGCCATACTTCGTTACAGTCTGGGGCGATGGATCTCAGGAAAACTGGGCACAGCTATTCCATGGGGGACATGGGTCATTAATATCAGTGGTTCTCTGCTGCTGGGGTTGTTATATGGATGGCATCAATCAGAGGTGATCTCCGATGGGCTCTGGGTTGTGTGGGGTACCGGATTTTGCGGAGCATACACAACGTTCTCGACATTTGGGTATGAAACGATTCATTTGCTCGCAATGAAACGTTATCCATCGGCTATTCTATATGTAACGAGTTCCGTTTTGCTGGGTGTAGCTGTCTCCTTCGCAGGCGTGTGGTTTACATAA
- the cymR gene encoding cysteine metabolism transcriptional regulator CymR: MKISTKGRYGLTIMMELAARTGEGPTSLKSIAERNQLSEHYLEQLIAPLRNAGLVKSIRGAYGGYILAGDPATVTAGDVIRVLEGPISPVDFTEEDDPAKRDLWLRIRDSIAEVLDSTTLKDLITFQDQEQKDSYMFYI; encoded by the coding sequence TTGAAAATATCGACAAAAGGCCGTTACGGGCTAACCATCATGATGGAGCTGGCAGCCAGAACAGGCGAAGGCCCTACATCCCTTAAAAGTATTGCGGAGCGCAATCAGCTCTCGGAACATTATCTGGAGCAGCTGATCGCTCCGCTGCGTAATGCCGGACTCGTCAAGAGTATCCGTGGTGCATACGGCGGGTATATTTTGGCAGGAGATCCTGCGACAGTGACTGCAGGAGACGTGATTCGTGTACTGGAGGGGCCGATCTCCCCAGTGGACTTCACCGAAGAAGATGACCCGGCCAAACGTGATCTATGGCTGCGCATTCGTGACAGCATTGCAGAGGTACTGGATTCCACAACGCTCAAAGACCTGATTACATTCCAGGATCAGGAACAAAAAGACAGCTACATGTTCTATATTTAA
- a CDS encoding cysteine desulfurase family protein — translation MNRIYLDHAASTPMHPQVAEAMMKVMTGQYGNASSIHAFGRDAKRTVSGARDSIAASLGCFPDELVFTGGGTESDNLAIFGAVYARKEQGKHVITTAIEHHAVLHSCQELEHQGYEVTYLPVDEHGRVSLDELQEAIRPDTVLITMMFANNEVGTIQPIREIGELARKHQILFHTDAVQALGTQNISCKDLPVDLISFSAHKINGPQGVGALYVRRGIVLEARSHGGLQERQRRAGTENIAGIAGFAEALKIATAQAETNRQHDLELRKLLLEQLETHVGKAHFHVNGHPEYTLPNILNISFPGVSTETMLMNLDMEGIAVASGSACTSGSLEVSHVLKAMMLPEAFLHSAIRFSWGLGNTTEEIMKTAEKIGTILERLRNRP, via the coding sequence ATGAACAGAATTTATTTGGACCATGCTGCATCAACACCCATGCATCCGCAGGTGGCGGAAGCCATGATGAAAGTCATGACAGGCCAATATGGCAATGCCTCAAGCATACATGCCTTTGGACGGGATGCGAAGCGGACGGTTAGTGGAGCAAGGGACAGTATTGCGGCTTCCTTGGGCTGCTTCCCGGATGAACTCGTATTTACGGGTGGCGGCACGGAAAGTGATAATCTGGCGATCTTTGGCGCAGTTTATGCGCGAAAAGAGCAAGGGAAACACGTGATTACAACGGCGATCGAACATCATGCGGTTCTTCACAGCTGCCAGGAGCTTGAACATCAAGGTTATGAAGTGACCTATTTGCCTGTAGACGAGCATGGAAGAGTAAGTTTGGATGAGCTGCAGGAGGCTATTCGACCGGATACGGTATTGATTACGATGATGTTTGCCAATAACGAGGTAGGAACGATTCAGCCCATCCGCGAAATAGGGGAGCTGGCACGGAAGCATCAAATTTTATTTCATACCGATGCAGTACAGGCTCTGGGCACTCAAAACATCTCTTGTAAAGATCTTCCGGTTGACTTGATCAGTTTCTCTGCGCATAAAATTAATGGGCCCCAAGGCGTAGGGGCACTTTATGTACGTCGTGGCATTGTGCTGGAAGCCAGATCCCATGGAGGCCTGCAAGAGCGTCAGCGGCGAGCAGGTACGGAAAATATAGCAGGGATTGCCGGATTTGCAGAGGCACTTAAAATTGCGACAGCGCAAGCAGAGACGAATCGTCAGCATGATCTGGAATTACGGAAGCTTTTGTTGGAACAGCTGGAAACCCATGTAGGCAAAGCACATTTTCACGTGAACGGTCATCCCGAATATACGCTGCCCAACATTCTGAATATCAGTTTTCCTGGGGTATCTACAGAAACCATGTTAATGAATCTGGACATGGAAGGCATCGCGGTCGCGAGCGGTTCTGCATGTACGTCAGGCTCTCTCGAAGTATCTCATGTGCTTAAAGCAATGATGCTGCCGGAGGCATTTTTGCATTCAGCGATTCGTTTTAGCTGGGGATTGGGTAATACTACGGAAGAAATCATGAAAACCGCCGAAAAAATTGGAACCATTCTTGAACGATTGCGTAATAGACCCTAA
- a CDS encoding SDR family NAD(P)-dependent oxidoreductase — protein sequence MTYWKNRVALITGGGTGIGRAVSLLLAHKGALVAVNYSCSQAAAEETVQQILDEGGQAFAVQANVADDTDVRQMVATVTETYGPLTALVNNAGITHHIPLHDLESVTDDIWNELYDVNVKGMFHCARAVSEGMRQAGGGSIVNLGSIAGSTGSGSSLPYAVSKAAVHGLTLSLAHALSPLIRVNAIVPGAVATRWWAGNEERMNRLGGSLLLQRISSPEDIAHMICAALEQPSMTGQLITVDGGQTL from the coding sequence ATGACATACTGGAAAAACAGAGTAGCCTTAATCACAGGCGGCGGAACAGGCATAGGCCGTGCGGTAAGTCTGCTGCTGGCTCACAAGGGAGCATTGGTCGCCGTCAACTATTCCTGCTCGCAGGCTGCAGCCGAGGAGACGGTTCAACAGATTTTGGATGAAGGAGGGCAAGCATTCGCCGTTCAAGCCAATGTTGCCGATGATACGGACGTCAGGCAGATGGTCGCTACCGTAACCGAAACATATGGCCCCCTAACTGCCCTTGTGAATAATGCCGGAATCACTCATCATATTCCCCTGCACGATCTGGAATCCGTAACGGATGACATCTGGAATGAATTGTATGATGTGAATGTGAAAGGCATGTTTCATTGTGCTCGTGCAGTGTCGGAGGGAATGCGGCAGGCAGGCGGTGGCTCCATTGTGAATCTGGGCAGTATTGCGGGCAGCACAGGTTCCGGATCTTCCCTCCCTTACGCGGTCTCCAAAGCGGCAGTTCACGGCCTGACCTTATCTCTTGCTCACGCACTCTCACCGCTCATTAGGGTAAATGCCATCGTCCCTGGCGCTGTTGCAACACGGTGGTGGGCCGGAAACGAGGAGCGAATGAATCGTCTCGGCGGCTCGTTGTTATTGCAGAGAATTTCCTCGCCTGAAGATATCGCACATATGATATGCGCTGCGCTTGAACAGCCATCCATGACCGGACAGCTTATTACCGTAGATGGCGGACAGACGTTATGA
- the crcB gene encoding fluoride efflux transporter CrcB, which translates to MRELLYIGVGGFLGTLTRYSIQLGIPAANVGFPWAVLLINAIGSLFLGWFFTIAVPDKVTPQLRLAIGTGFTGAFTTFSTFTLDIVRLSEGGMWVKTVIYTLVSLLAGLLLCALGIKVGQFMRGKSAQDGVA; encoded by the coding sequence ATGAGAGAGCTTCTGTATATAGGTGTTGGCGGATTTCTGGGTACACTGACCCGATATTCCATTCAATTAGGGATACCAGCTGCCAATGTAGGCTTTCCCTGGGCCGTGCTGCTGATTAACGCAATTGGCAGCCTGTTTTTGGGGTGGTTCTTTACCATCGCTGTCCCCGACAAAGTAACACCACAACTTCGTCTGGCGATAGGGACCGGATTTACAGGTGCTTTTACTACGTTTTCCACGTTTACGTTGGATATCGTCCGTCTATCCGAGGGTGGCATGTGGGTGAAGACCGTTATTTATACATTGGTGAGTTTGCTCGCAGGTCTGCTGCTCTGTGCTCTGGGTATCAAGGTTGGGCAGTTCATGCGGGGTAAATCCGCCCAGGATGGTGTAGCATGA